A window of Chromohalobacter canadensis genomic DNA:
CCTCGATGGCGTCGACGATACGGTGGTGCTCGACGAAGGCACGCTGCGGACGGGCGCCGCTGGCACTGAATTGCGTGCGGTAAAGGCGCACCAGGTAATAAAGGTCGTCACAGAGCATGGTCATCAGCATGCGATTGTGGCTGCCCTGCACGATGCAGTAATGGAAATCCAGATCACCCTCTCGCTGGAAATAGGCCTCGTCGCGCTGCAGGTTCTCCTGACGTTCGTGAACTGCCAGCACCTCGCGCAGTCCAGCGATTTCCGACGCCGTCATGTGCCGCGCCGCCAGGCGTGCCGCCATGCTCTCCAGAGCCTCGCGCAGATCGAACAACTCAAGCAGTTCACGCATGGAGAGCTTGACCACGCGTGCGCCGACATGCGGGATGCGCTCGATCAAGCGATGGGCTTCCAGGCGGCGCATCGCTTCGCGCAACGGGCCGCGCGAGATGCCATACGTCTTGGCCAGGCCTGGCTCGGTGATCTTGGCACCGGGTGCCAGTTCACCCCGCACGATGGCGCTTTGAAGTTGATGAAAGACGCGCTCGGCGAGTGTGCGCACTTCGGGAGCGTCGTCATGCCCAGTCGCCGACTGCCAAGCGTCATGAGAATCGGTGTTATGCGAAAAAGGAGGAAGCGTCATGTAATTGTCGACAATAAAGAATAAGTATTACTTTAGTAACCTACCCCAAAAGGGTCAACCGCCTGAAGCCCGGCGCTTCTACATCTTTCGCCGCATAGGCAGCGTACACCGGCAGCCATATTGTCGACAATCAATCGCCATCATTGTAAAGCGAAGACGCTTCTTGCAACAGGGAGGCGAGTCGCCGGGGTTTTTGAAACGGCAGGGAATGGTCAGTGCCCGGCAGTTCGATGTAACGCCAGTCGGACCGTCGCTGCGCCAATGTTGAGTGGTAGGCCTGCATAGCAGCGAGGCTTTTGCCGCCTACGATACTCGTCACGTTACGCTGCGCTTCAAGCAAGGCGTCGCGGTCGAGATGCCGAACGGCATCGGTCACGCAATCCAGCGCATTGGCGAATCCCAGAGGGCGGTGCGCGAGGCGGCGTATCATCATGCGCTCGGCCCGTGGGTTGCGCGATCGATTGGGTGCAATCAAATCCAGAAAGGCGACGATACCCGCTTCCGGCGTCGGCGCCTCGCGCATGGCACGCGCCGCTTCGGCATAGCCATCGCGCACACGCACCATCGTCGCGCGATCCTCGCGTTCCAGAAGTGCCGGTTCGAGCAGCATAGTGCGCCCGATACGGGCTCCCAAACGCTGCTTGAGCCGCATCGCCACCAGGCCGCCAAATGAATAGCCCATGACATCGCATCGATCGATATCCTGGGCGTCGAGCAAGGCTTCGACATCGTCGACGACTTCATCCAGCGAGAACGGCCGCTCATGACCATCCGCCGCACGCGTCTCCCCCATGCCCCGCAAGTCGGGCATCAGGAACGTCCGCCAGGCATCGAGATACGTCACCATCGGCCCCCAAGTCAGCTCGGCCGCCACTCCGGCACCGTGCAGCATGACGACCGTCCCCGTGCCTGCGCGACGCTCGAGGCGACGCCAATGGCATTGCTGATCCGGGCGCGCCAGTGTGCCTTGTCGCATCTCGCCCTCGTCCGGCGAACTTGTCATATTCGTCATCCTCTGTGTACCGCACCCCAGGGGCGTTGAATGGCCGCCATTATCCGCCCACCCTCGCGGGCGGACAAATCGATAAACTTGACTCGAAATCCGTTTCTCACGAGACGACCGGCCAAGCCCGACAGGCTGCTAGAATAGGCCGCCCGCGACAGGAAGCCTGGACCGATGCCGACACTCGAATTGACGCCCCTGCCCTATCATGGCGATCCGCTGGCACGCTTCGAGCGCCTGCGCCAACGCCCCGGCGCCGTGCTGCTGGACAGCGGCTTCCCGACGGCTCCCGGTGGGCGTTACGACATCCTTGCTAGCGACCCCATCGCATGGCTGGAGGTGAACCGAGACGGCCAGGTCACTAGTGACGTCGCGGATATTCCCGGCGATCCGCTTGCCGCTCAGCGTGCCTTGCTCGAGCGCCTTCCTACCCCCGACGTAACGAGCGAGCTGCCGTTTCTGGGCGGCTTGATCGGCTATTGGAGCTACGATTTCGGGCGACACCTGGAGGCTGTTTCAGGCCATGCCTGCGAGGCGGTCACGCTGCCCCATAGCCGTGTCGGACTCTACGATTGGGCCCTCATCCACGATCATTACGCCCGCCAAGCCTGGCTCGTGGCCACGCCGGCACGCCGCGCCCAGGTGCTGGCATGGCTACAAGCCGCACCATCGCCGACCTCGACGTTTCAGCTGCTTTCCCCCTTTCGAGGCGAACTCGACCGCGACACCTACGGCGAGCGCTTCCGTACCGTGCAGCATTACATCCGCAGCGGCGATTGTTACCAGATCAATCTGGCCCAGCGTTTCAGCGCTCACTACCAGGGCGACTTATGGCACGCCTATCGGCGGCTGCGCCAAGCCACGCCGACGCCTTATGGCGCCTATCTCGCCTGGGGCGACAAGGGCATTCTATCGTTGTCGCCGGAACGCTTCCTCGAAGTCGTCGAAGGACGCGTGGAAACACGCCCCATCAAAGGCACCCGGCCGCGCGGCAACACCTCTATTCAGGACCGACGCTACGCCCGCGAGCTGCGCGACAGCCTCAAGGATACCGCCGAAAACGTGATGATCGTCGACTTGCTACGCAATGATCTGGGGCGCGTCTGTCAGCCGGGAAGCGTCCGCGTTCCCCAATTGTGCGGCCTGGAGAGCTACGCCAACGTCCATCACTTGGTCAGCGTGGTAACCGGTGAACTCGATGAGACACGGCATGCGCTGGACCTGCTGGGAGCAGCATTTCCCGGCGGCTCGATCACCGGCGCACCCAAGGTCCGCGCCATGCAACTCATCGACAACCTCGAACCCAGCCGCCGCAGCGTGTATTGCGGGAGCATCGGCTACGTCGATACGCGCGGGCGAATGGATACCTCCATCGCTATCCGCACCGCCGTGGCGGATGCCGGTCAACTCCACCTATGGGGCGGCGGCGGCCTGGTCGCCGACTCCGACGAGGAGGCCGAGTACCAGGAGACACTCGCCAAGATCTCGCGCCTGATGGAGGCGCTCGGCGCCGATGGGGCCCATGAGCGCGACGAATCGCGTATCCTGAGCGAATGACAACCGCAATGCCTGAGTCCTCTGCTATCGACAGCGTCACCCGGTATCACATGCGACGGCGGCGCCAGCGGCATCTCATCGTCGGCGTCGCCGTGCTGACGCTCGCCATGGTTATCGTCGATATCGCCACCGGCCCGGGCCACTACTCGTTGCGCGATGTGCTCATGACCCTCGTCGCGCCGAGTGGCGCCTCGGACGCGCTGCGCGTCATCGTGTGGGACATTCGTCTGCCGGTGGCCTTGATGGCAATCGTCGTCGGTGTGAGCCTGGCGCTCGCCGGCGCCGAGATGCAGACCATCCTCAACAATCCCCTGGCCGACCCGTTCACGCTGGGCATTTCCTCGGCGGCAAGTGTCGGCGCTGCGCTCGCCATCACCCTCGGCGTCGGCATCGTGCCTTTCGCCGATACGTTACTGGTCACCGGCAACGCGTTCTTGCTGGCCCTGGCCGCGTCGCTGGTCATCTGGGGTGTCAGTCGCCTGCGCGGTGTCAGCGTGCAGACCTTGGTGTTGATGGGCATCGCCATCATGTTTTTCTTCAACGCCATGCTCGGGTTGATGCAGTACGTCGCCTCCGCCGAGGCCTTGCAGCAACTGGTGTTCTGGTCGCTGGGCAGTCTCGGCAAGGCCAGTTGGGGGAAAGTCGGCCTGGCGACACTAGCGCTTTGCGTGACGCTGCCGGTATTCCTCCATGCCGGCTGGCGACTCACCGCGCTGCGTCTGGGTGATCTTCACGCCCAGGCCATGGGCATCGATGTCGCGCGCTTGCGGCTGCGTATTCTGCTGTGTTGCTCGCTGCTGGCCGCCACCGCCGTGGCCTTCGTGGGGACGATCGGTTTTGTCGGCCTGGTGGGCCCGCATATCGCGCGCTTGCTGGTAGGCGAGGACCAGCGCGTCTTTCTGCCCATGTCCGCACTCAGCGGGGCGCTGATCATGTCCGTCACCTCGATCCTCTCAAAAACCCTGGTGCCCGGCATTCTGATTCCGATCGGCCTGCTCACCGCACTCATCGGGCTGCCGTTTTTCGTCTCGTTGATCCTGCGCAGCCGCAAGGAGATGTGGGGATGACGCTAACGCTCAAGCATCTCGATTGCCGATTGGGTGGCACGCCCGTCCTCGAGAGCATCGCCGATCTCGAGGCACGCCCCGGCGAGATCACCGCTCTGGTCGGCCCTAACGGCGCGGGAAAATCGACACTGCTCAAGGCCATCGCCGGCCTCGAACGTGCCGACGGCTCGCTCATGTTGCATGACCAGGAATTGATGACGCTATCGCTCGAACGACGTTCCCGATATCTTTATTACTTACCTCAAGAGCTCGGCTCACGTGCCGTGCTCAGTGTGTTCGAAGCCGTCTTGCTGGCGCGCCGTACTTGCATTCACGAACCGCATGAACGCGCACTGCTCAAGGTGCAGGCGACGCTTCAGGCGCTGGAGTTGGAGCCACTGGCCGAGCGCGAACTGAACCAGCTCTCGGGTGGGCAACGACAACGCGTCGCCATTGCCCAAGCCGTGACGCGCGAACCTTCGCTGCTACTGCTCGACGAACCGACCAGCGCGTTGGATCTTCATCATCAATTGCAGGTGCTCGACTGGCTGACCCGCCTCGCTGCACAGCGCCATATCATCATCGTCATCGCCATTCATGACCTGAGCCTGGCAGCGCGTTTCGCCCAGCATGTATGGATGCTCAAGGCAGGCCGTGTCGCCGCCAGCGGCACTCCCGGCGACGTCCTGACCCATGCGCGTCTGCGCGATGTCTATGCCATCGAGGCACACATCGAATGGCCGGACGACGAGCCGCCCCGTATTACGCCCCTCACAGCGATTCACTCGCTGGGGCGATGACTGCCAACGTTCATGCAGTTAGGTTCTAACAGGACAATCACTGCCTTCGTTAAAGGCATATAAGCTTCGAACCAATCGATATTGGGGGATCGTTTCGGCGGTTTGCTAGGGTATGGCCATTCGTTGAAGTCGACAGACTTCACGCCACCTTCCACAGGAGCTCATCATGTCGCTCGATATCGATGCCATCAATCGCGAGCTTGGTCACGACCCGGAGGCCCTGGTTCGCTGGGCGCTCTCGCTCGATGGCAAGGCGATCTGCACTACCAACTTTCGGCCTTTCGAGGCAGTGATCCTGCATATGATCACGCAGGTCCAGCCGGACATTCCCGTGATCTGGATGGATTCCGGCTACAACACCGAGGCCACTTATCGCTTCGCCGAAGAGATCAGCCAACAGCTGGACCTCAACTTGACGATTTATCATCCCCGCCGTTCACGCGCGCATCGCGATGCCGTCGAGGGCGAGTTTCCGACCATCGACGATCCGCGTCACGCGGCGTTCACGGAGGAAGTCAAGCTCGAGCCGTTCCAGCGGGCGCTGCGCGAGGCCGCGCCGCGTGTCTGGCTCACCGCACTGCGCGCCGAGGACACCGCCGAACGTGCCCAGATGCAGCCGGTATCGATCAATCAGGATGGCTTGATCAAGGTCGCGCCCGTGCTGCACTGGACCGCCAAGGACATGTATCAGTACCTGCAGAAGCATGACCTGCCCAACAACTTCGATTACTTCGACCCGACCAAGGTGGAAGACAAGCGTGAATGCGGGCTGCACCTTCAGCACTAAACTAAGCAGCACGAGGCAGCACTAGGCGCTGAGCCTAACCATCGAATAGATGACACGAATGCGCGCCATGCCGATGCCGCCTCCACGGGGCATCGGCATTCTCGTATTGCCAGGCCGCTCTTAGCGCACCGGCAGCTCGATTCCTTCGAACAGAACCTGTTCGTGACGTGGTCCCGCCGCCAGCGCAGCTTCAATGCTGTCTCGATCGAGGTGGGGGGCAAAGCGATTGACGAAGTCGAACATGAAGCCGCGCATGAAGGTGCCACGACGAATGCCGATCTTGGTTGTCGAGCTGGCGAACAGGTGGCTGGCATCGAGTGCCACCAAGTCGCGATCGACGACAGGGTCGACCGCCATATGCGCCACAATCCCAACGCCGAGCCCCAGGCGAACGTAGGTCTTGATGACATCGGCATCGGCGGCGGTGAGTACCACGTTGGGCGTCAGATCATGCGCTTTGAAGGCATCGTCGAGCTGCGAGCGACCGGTAAAGCCGAACAGGTAAGTCACCAGCGGATACTCGGCCAGGGCTTCGAGCGTCAATGTTTCGACCGACGCCAAGGGGTGATCTTGAGGGACCAGCACGCAACGGTTCCAGCGATAGCATGGCAATAGCACCAAGTCGGTAAAAAGCTCCAGCGACTCGGTGCAGATCGCGAAATCGGCCTGCCCTTCACTGACCATCTGGGCGATCTGCTTGGGCGTGCCCTGCTGCATGTGCAAGGCGACATCGGGATACTTCTGCCGAAACTCATGAATGACCGGCGGCAAGGCATAACGCGCCTGGGTATGGGTCGTGGCGATCGATAGGCTACCGCGCCGCTCGTCGCTGTGCTCCTGCGAGACGTGCTTGATGTTGTCGACGGTGCGTAACACTTTGCCGGCCAACTCGATGATTGCCTCACCGGCTGGTGTCACACGGGTCAGATGCTTGCCGCTACGCGCGAAGATCTCTACCCCCAGCTCATCCTCCAACAAACGTATCTGCTTGGAAATACCCGGCTGAGAAGTAAACAGACTCTGCGCGGTGGCTGAGACGTTGAGGTTGTGCC
This region includes:
- a CDS encoding ABC transporter ATP-binding protein; translated protein: MTLTLKHLDCRLGGTPVLESIADLEARPGEITALVGPNGAGKSTLLKAIAGLERADGSLMLHDQELMTLSLERRSRYLYYLPQELGSRAVLSVFEAVLLARRTCIHEPHERALLKVQATLQALELEPLAERELNQLSGGQRQRVAIAQAVTREPSLLLLDEPTSALDLHHQLQVLDWLTRLAAQRHIIIVIAIHDLSLAARFAQHVWMLKAGRVAASGTPGDVLTHARLRDVYAIEAHIEWPDDEPPRITPLTAIHSLGR
- a CDS encoding GntR family transcriptional regulator yields the protein MTLPPFSHNTDSHDAWQSATGHDDAPEVRTLAERVFHQLQSAIVRGELAPGAKITEPGLAKTYGISRGPLREAMRRLEAHRLIERIPHVGARVVKLSMRELLELFDLREALESMAARLAARHMTASEIAGLREVLAVHERQENLQRDEAYFQREGDLDFHYCIVQGSHNRMLMTMLCDDLYYLVRLYRTQFSASGARPQRAFVEHHRIVDAIEAGDEELAELLMRRHVSASRENVAKHYAETLEEQAAHVNFEENTTS
- a CDS encoding phosphoadenosine phosphosulfate reductase domain-containing protein encodes the protein MSLDIDAINRELGHDPEALVRWALSLDGKAICTTNFRPFEAVILHMITQVQPDIPVIWMDSGYNTEATYRFAEEISQQLDLNLTIYHPRRSRAHRDAVEGEFPTIDDPRHAAFTEEVKLEPFQRALREAAPRVWLTALRAEDTAERAQMQPVSINQDGLIKVAPVLHWTAKDMYQYLQKHDLPNNFDYFDPTKVEDKRECGLHLQH
- the cysB gene encoding HTH-type transcriptional regulator CysB — encoded protein: MKLQQLRYIWEVARHNLNVSATAQSLFTSQPGISKQIRLLEDELGVEIFARSGKHLTRVTPAGEAIIELAGKVLRTVDNIKHVSQEHSDERRGSLSIATTHTQARYALPPVIHEFRQKYPDVALHMQQGTPKQIAQMVSEGQADFAICTESLELFTDLVLLPCYRWNRCVLVPQDHPLASVETLTLEALAEYPLVTYLFGFTGRSQLDDAFKAHDLTPNVVLTAADADVIKTYVRLGLGVGIVAHMAVDPVVDRDLVALDASHLFASSTTKIGIRRGTFMRGFMFDFVNRFAPHLDRDSIEAALAAGPRHEQVLFEGIELPVR
- the pabB gene encoding aminodeoxychorismate synthase component I — encoded protein: MPTLELTPLPYHGDPLARFERLRQRPGAVLLDSGFPTAPGGRYDILASDPIAWLEVNRDGQVTSDVADIPGDPLAAQRALLERLPTPDVTSELPFLGGLIGYWSYDFGRHLEAVSGHACEAVTLPHSRVGLYDWALIHDHYARQAWLVATPARRAQVLAWLQAAPSPTSTFQLLSPFRGELDRDTYGERFRTVQHYIRSGDCYQINLAQRFSAHYQGDLWHAYRRLRQATPTPYGAYLAWGDKGILSLSPERFLEVVEGRVETRPIKGTRPRGNTSIQDRRYARELRDSLKDTAENVMIVDLLRNDLGRVCQPGSVRVPQLCGLESYANVHHLVSVVTGELDETRHALDLLGAAFPGGSITGAPKVRAMQLIDNLEPSRRSVYCGSIGYVDTRGRMDTSIAIRTAVADAGQLHLWGGGGLVADSDEEAEYQETLAKISRLMEALGADGAHERDESRILSE
- a CDS encoding alpha/beta fold hydrolase yields the protein MTSSPDEGEMRQGTLARPDQQCHWRRLERRAGTGTVVMLHGAGVAAELTWGPMVTYLDAWRTFLMPDLRGMGETRAADGHERPFSLDEVVDDVEALLDAQDIDRCDVMGYSFGGLVAMRLKQRLGARIGRTMLLEPALLEREDRATMVRVRDGYAEAARAMREAPTPEAGIVAFLDLIAPNRSRNPRAERMMIRRLAHRPLGFANALDCVTDAVRHLDRDALLEAQRNVTSIVGGKSLAAMQAYHSTLAQRRSDWRYIELPGTDHSLPFQKPRRLASLLQEASSLYNDGD
- a CDS encoding FecCD family ABC transporter permease → MPESSAIDSVTRYHMRRRRQRHLIVGVAVLTLAMVIVDIATGPGHYSLRDVLMTLVAPSGASDALRVIVWDIRLPVALMAIVVGVSLALAGAEMQTILNNPLADPFTLGISSAASVGAALAITLGVGIVPFADTLLVTGNAFLLALAASLVIWGVSRLRGVSVQTLVLMGIAIMFFFNAMLGLMQYVASAEALQQLVFWSLGSLGKASWGKVGLATLALCVTLPVFLHAGWRLTALRLGDLHAQAMGIDVARLRLRILLCCSLLAATAVAFVGTIGFVGLVGPHIARLLVGEDQRVFLPMSALSGALIMSVTSILSKTLVPGILIPIGLLTALIGLPFFVSLILRSRKEMWG